The following proteins come from a genomic window of Galactobacillus timonensis:
- a CDS encoding rhomboid family intramembrane serine protease, which yields MKMPWVSILCIALSIGNYIRMSRSHESGFSAAVDAGALYPPAVRQGQWWRLFSAGFVHFSLWHLLMNCYAMYSFGRGLERILPWPWYLILVVASLVSTNFFAMTMGNENSISGGMSGILYGLMGFYYAVFDVRTRGLAGILTDRSMFATLGINLLMNFMPGICWQAHLGGFSAGIVCAFLFLYL from the coding sequence CTTTCGATCGGCAATTACATTCGTATGAGCCGCAGCCATGAAAGCGGGTTTTCGGCCGCTGTGGATGCGGGTGCACTTTATCCGCCGGCGGTACGGCAGGGGCAGTGGTGGCGCCTGTTTTCGGCAGGATTTGTCCATTTTTCGCTGTGGCACCTATTGATGAACTGCTATGCGATGTATAGCTTTGGAAGGGGACTGGAACGGATTCTTCCGTGGCCCTGGTATCTGATTCTCGTTGTGGCGTCATTGGTGTCCACAAATTTCTTTGCAATGACGATGGGAAATGAAAACTCCATCAGCGGCGGAATGTCAGGCATTCTCTATGGACTGATGGGGTTCTACTATGCGGTATTTGATGTGCGTACACGCGGTCTTGCCGGGATTTTGACAGATCGCAGTATGTTTGCGACGCTTGGCATTAACCTGTTAATGAACTTTATGCCGGGCATCTGCTGGCAGGCGCATCTGGGCGGTTTTTCGGCAGGCATCGTCTGCGCATTTCTGTTTCTGTATCTTTGA
- a CDS encoding CpXC domain-containing protein, which yields MANTSHPSIVCPMCGKRFPVAVHDFISAEENPDLRASLLDGSLFTAVCPYCADVVDLFYPCMYRDEKHRYFVYLTDEEEGRHIFDSLPPSVVRHRVVSDANQMREKIVLFDAGLDDRAVEVMKLIRLESLRTRNPGIPIQALYYDPQDGFAVYGEDEKLGTIRFDPKLYEAVEEQIIGRLEDTFPEQVIIDADWARQVYKPGAMFLRMI from the coding sequence ATGGCAAATACTTCGCATCCGTCTATCGTATGTCCTATGTGCGGGAAACGGTTCCCGGTTGCTGTACATGATTTCATCTCTGCAGAAGAGAATCCGGATCTGCGGGCTTCTCTGCTGGACGGGTCGCTGTTTACAGCGGTATGTCCGTATTGCGCCGATGTAGTGGATCTGTTTTATCCATGCATGTACCGGGACGAGAAACACCGTTATTTTGTCTATCTGACGGACGAAGAGGAAGGCCGTCACATTTTTGACTCTCTTCCGCCTTCGGTGGTCAGACATCGGGTTGTCAGTGATGCCAATCAGATGCGTGAAAAAATCGTTCTTTTCGATGCGGGTCTCGATGATCGCGCCGTGGAAGTGATGAAGCTGATCCGTCTCGAGTCTCTTCGTACAAGAAATCCGGGTATTCCGATTCAAGCTCTGTATTATGATCCCCAAGATGGATTTGCCGTATATGGCGAAGATGAAAAGCTCGGAACGATCCGCTTTGATCCGAAGCTTTATGAGGCGGTAGAGGAGCAGATCATCGGCCGCCTGGAAGATACGTTTCCGGAGCAGGTGATTATCGACGCCGACTGGGCACGCCAGGTCTATAAGCCCGGTGCGATGTTTCTGCGCATGATCTGA
- a CDS encoding DNA/RNA non-specific endonuclease has translation MTKRRWVFLHSLLALLCLFMLGGCGKAETASSFSSFPSSSPAASSSSFSYDAIPEYAGDPYVVMNDNVPYFQGSSIAPDAYERYGAQDALGRCTAAMAVLGRETMPEEGEERTSLYDVRPTGWTKGTCQVDEACVSWRRCHLIGWQLSAENANPLNLITGTEYMDHQGMLGFENEAADYIHATGNHVAYRVTPVFVRDEMIARGVLMEGWSIEDQGQGVCFCVFCYNVSPGVSINYVTGETAFENKTTAARTVYVLNTRSKKFHAADCPNVSTISDQNRQIVTVSRDDLIARGYSPASDCDP, from the coding sequence ATGACCAAAAGACGATGGGTTTTTCTGCATTCATTGTTGGCGCTGCTGTGTCTGTTCATGCTCGGCGGCTGCGGGAAGGCGGAAACCGCATCGTCTTTTTCGTCGTTTCCTTCTTCTTCACCGGCTGCTTCTTCATCTTCCTTTTCTTATGACGCCATTCCGGAGTATGCGGGCGATCCCTATGTCGTAATGAATGACAACGTTCCCTATTTTCAGGGCTCGTCCATCGCGCCGGATGCGTATGAACGCTATGGCGCTCAAGACGCGCTAGGGCGCTGCACGGCAGCGATGGCGGTTCTGGGCCGGGAAACCATGCCTGAAGAAGGGGAAGAACGTACATCGCTGTATGATGTCAGACCCACGGGCTGGACGAAGGGAACGTGTCAGGTCGATGAGGCATGTGTGAGCTGGCGGCGCTGTCATCTGATCGGCTGGCAGCTGTCGGCAGAAAATGCAAATCCCCTGAACCTGATCACGGGAACGGAATATATGGATCATCAGGGGATGCTCGGGTTTGAAAATGAGGCGGCAGACTATATCCATGCGACGGGCAATCACGTAGCCTATCGGGTGACGCCGGTGTTTGTTAGGGATGAAATGATTGCGCGCGGTGTGCTCATGGAAGGCTGGTCAATCGAGGATCAGGGACAGGGTGTGTGTTTCTGTGTATTCTGCTACAACGTTTCGCCCGGAGTTTCGATCAACTATGTGACGGGTGAAACAGCCTTTGAAAATAAAACGACGGCCGCCAGGACCGTCTATGTGCTGAATACACGTTCAAAGAAATTTCATGCGGCGGACTGTCCGAATGTCAGTACCATTTCGGATCAGAACAGACAGATAGTCACTGTTTCGCGGGACGACCTGATTGCCCGGGGCTATTCGCCGGCTTCCGACTGTGATCCGTGA
- a CDS encoding thymidine phosphorylase: MRFVDLIEKKSDGGVLSREEIQFMVNGFVKGDIPDYQMSSMMMAILQRGMGDEEATELTMAMMHSGDVVDLSDLPGVKLDKHSTGGVGDTTTLVVAPLVAACGGTVAKMSGRGLGHTGGTLDKLESVPGTCIEQPMDRFKEIVRENGVCVIGQSGNLVPADKKMYALRDVTATVRSIPLIASSIMSKKLAAGADAIVLDVKTGSGAFMRTKEEAFELAQLMCNIGSLAGRKVRAVVTDMNQPLGLAVGNALEVQEAVELLSNEIAEGDPLYEVCMLLGSQMLQMAEIAADDAQARAMLKAHIEDGSGLKHLQRMFELLGGDASYVNVEGMRKLVAVKRLEDLTADSDGYVTSMDAEKIGTAAQMLGAGRATKEDKVDPAVGLKMHVRVGYPIRKGDILCTLYINREDGVEDAKRLLKEAIHITDGPVETEPMVYGLVTANR, from the coding sequence ATGCGTTTTGTAGATTTGATTGAAAAGAAGTCGGATGGCGGCGTTTTAAGCCGGGAAGAAATTCAGTTCATGGTGAACGGATTTGTCAAAGGCGACATTCCCGATTATCAGATGTCGAGTATGATGATGGCCATTCTGCAGCGCGGAATGGGTGATGAGGAGGCTACGGAACTGACGATGGCCATGATGCATTCGGGCGATGTCGTGGATCTCAGCGACCTGCCGGGTGTGAAGCTGGACAAGCACAGCACGGGCGGCGTCGGAGATACGACGACGCTTGTTGTGGCTCCTCTGGTAGCTGCCTGCGGCGGTACGGTTGCGAAGATGAGCGGCCGCGGTCTTGGTCATACGGGCGGTACGCTGGATAAGCTGGAGTCGGTTCCGGGCACCTGCATCGAGCAGCCGATGGACCGCTTCAAGGAAATCGTGCGTGAAAACGGTGTATGCGTCATCGGCCAGAGCGGCAATCTAGTGCCGGCGGACAAGAAGATGTATGCGCTGCGTGATGTGACGGCGACAGTTCGTTCGATTCCTCTGATCGCAAGCTCCATCATGTCGAAAAAGCTGGCCGCGGGAGCGGATGCGATCGTTCTTGATGTCAAGACTGGCAGCGGTGCCTTCATGCGTACAAAGGAAGAGGCCTTCGAGCTTGCGCAGCTGATGTGCAACATCGGGTCCCTGGCGGGCAGAAAGGTGCGCGCCGTCGTGACGGATATGAATCAGCCGCTCGGTCTTGCGGTCGGCAATGCGCTGGAGGTGCAGGAGGCGGTGGAACTGCTTTCCAATGAGATTGCGGAAGGCGATCCGCTGTATGAAGTATGCATGTTACTGGGGTCGCAGATGCTGCAGATGGCAGAGATTGCCGCAGATGATGCCCAGGCGCGTGCGATGCTCAAGGCACATATTGAGGATGGTTCGGGTCTGAAGCACCTGCAGCGGATGTTCGAGCTGCTGGGTGGCGATGCGTCGTATGTGAATGTCGAAGGGATGCGCAAACTGGTTGCGGTGAAGCGCCTTGAGGATCTGACGGCGGACAGCGATGGCTATGTAACCTCGATGGATGCGGAAAAGATCGGTACGGCGGCCCAGATGCTAGGCGCCGGCAGAGCGACCAAGGAAGACAAGGTGGATCCGGCGGTCGGCCTCAAGATGCATGTTCGGGTTGGCTATCCGATCCGCAAGGGTGATATTCTCTGCACTCTCTACATCAACAGGGAAGACGGCGTTGAGGATGCCAAACGTCTTCTGAAGGAAGCGATTCATATTACCGACGGTCCGGTAGAGACGGAACCGATGGTGTATGGTCTGGTGACGGCAAACAGATAA